The genomic interval CCCCGCAAAAACAAGCCACTGCTGCCAGAGACTTTACCCTTAAAAGCCCAGCCAGAAGTTGAATAGACACTATCCGGTCCAGCCACGTTCACATATTTACTGGTTAAGGTGTTTGACCCCTCATATAAATCTGTTGCCACACCTGAACGACCATAATCAGATACCGGACTGGTGAAATCAGAGGCGTGCAAACCATCCAATTTATCAGAATTCTTAGCATAGTAGGCATAACCTAGAGTTGAAAGCCTCTGGCGTGGAGTCATCTCCGGGTCTGCTGCCACCTGTATTCCCAAAAAGGCATTGGAATACTCAAATATACTGTCTGGGATAGGAGTAACCGAACCCAATACGACATTGAACAGTCCCTTAGCCACGCTCACTAATTGCACCTCAGACCATTTTGAGCTTCCCCCGGTTGAATCGTTATAAAGTTTGAAAGTCAAAGTGTAATTCCCGTCCGGCACGAATTTCCCGGAGGCATCAGTCAGCCTCCCCTGAAAGTTGATTAACTTCGGAACATCTGCATAAGCTAAATTGCAGATCAATAACCCTACCACTACCAAAAACAAAACACGGTAACGCATAAGACCCTCCTGCTGGAAAAGGTTAAAGATTTTTGTTTCTGAAATATTTGCGCCCTGAGGATGACGTCTTCGGTATCTGGAATCGAAAAGAAAGTTGAAATCATCCTTGATGGAGAAATATATAGAACGAATGGATTTGTTTGTCAAGAGAAAATTGATTTTGAATGGTAGGTCAGACATTCTTGTCTGACCCCGATGAGGTAAAAAAAGGGGGTGGAGTCAAGCTCCACCCCTACGCGATTGAGGTAAACGGATTGCTTCGTCCTACAGGCTCGCAATGACAATCTCAGGCAGTCATTGCGAGGAGGTCATTTGACCGACGAAGCAATCCTCATATTTTAGCCGGAGAAGCATCGTCACGGACGATGCACTCCACAATCATTTCTTCCTGGCTATCGCCGCCTGAGCCGCTCTGGCAGCCACCTCCTTTGGAGCGCCGGTGATCTCGATGATTTTTTCAATAGCCTGATCCAGCCATTCAGTCCATTTTACCTCAGGATATTTCAGCCGGAAATAATCAGTCACCTCATCTGCGATCAGAAGGATATAGGATGCCATCTTTTTCCTTCTCTCGGTTGAAAGAAGAGGCAAAAGATATTCCTTTGCCAGCCAGGCAACGATGAGAGTTACTAAAGTTCCGATCCCGGATAAAACCCAGCCACCCACAGTCGAGAAAATCGAGAGTGGAACCAAAAAAAGTGGCCAGTGGCCAGCGGTCAGAGTAGAAAGATTAAACATAATGCCTCCTTTGCTTTCAGATTTTTTGTAGGGACAGAACATCATTCTGTCCTCATCATTTTTCAGCGACCCTGAAAGGGTCGCACTACGACGGTCAGGGCACGGTGTGTCGTGCCCCTACGTGATTTTTTCCACGTTCACGAGCGAAGTTCACGGACAACGTCTCGATCATCCTCTCCTCTCAGCCAGAAAATCCTCAATCTTATTCATCCGGAGCATAATCTTACAACACCAGGATTTATCCGTAGCATAATGCCGGTTCATACCGATCAGATTCGGATTTGCGAAGAATTTTCCTCCTGGGGTAAGGTATTCTCTGGCGATAAACTTCACTACTTTTTCCAGACACTCGACCGCTGAAGAAAACATCACCGCATTGACTCTGGGGTTTTTATCACAGGCACCAAATCCAAACAGGTTGTTCTTCTCGGAAAAAATAGCTGACTTTCCCCAGCCGGTCTCGTGGATGATATGAGCCAAAATATAAATCGGATTTACTCCATTCTGCTCTGCCACCCGGATTAAATCTCTGCCCAGACCCTGAAGCGGGGTCAAGGATAGATATGCATCTACCTCTTCCGGAGTGATCTTCGGTTTCTCTGAGAAAGACCCTGGTGTTACTCTCAAATCTTTAAATACTGTCCATCCCACGATTTTAAACCTCCAGATATTTTTGTAAACTCTGACCCCGTAGAAAACGATCCTCATTGTTTAACGATAGTGACCAGTGATGAGTGGTCAGTGGTCAGTTAAATCCTGATCACTCGTCGCTGATCACTGACCACATTTTATTGTAATTGCCAACTACTTTGTTCAGGAACCGAGGTTTTCAATTTGAGAATTGTGCCATAAGGGATATAGATGGTAAAATCATACTGGGTATTAGATGGCGTCAGGATCGAGTTGGGATAAAGGTCAAGATACCAGTAACCATCGCTGTCCGTGCTGGTGGTCTTATAATAGGGACTGATCAGAATAGTCTGGTATCTCAGGGGAGTCGTGCCGATCTTAGCTTCAACCGTAACTCCGACTACTGGCTGTCCTTTCAGGTCTCTGATCCAGCCATACACCCGGCAGAGATTAGCCGCAGGCGGATTTCCCGGATTAAAGAGATCTGCATAAAAGGTATCAGAAAGATTTCCTGAGACGATAATGCTTTCAGGCACAGTGTAAACCCAGCCTGATTTATACATTCTCAATTTGTAGATTCCGTTATCTAAGGCAAAGATAGCCTGACCTGTAGAATTGGAATTCAATAGCCCACTGTGGCACTCTGGTTCTGATTTAATACCTGAACCTGAGCTCCGATAACCGGTATTGAATCCGGAAGCTGAAAGGTATTAATGATTACTTGGTTGGCTCCAGTTCCAGAGCCAGAAGTCAGAGTCCTTGTGCCCCAGCTCCAGACATGATTGGCAATCGTATCCGGATTAGTCGCGGACCCTCCGCCTGCAGGTATCCTTCCATAATCTATGATCAGAGATTCCTGAGCGTCGAACAGGAGTTTGTCGGTTTTTGCTTTTATCCCGGCTAAGAGATTGCTGTCTTCAGGAGTAAGATTAGCCTGAACAGTCCCCAGATTCGATTTGTCAACCGTTACGCTCTCGGAGTTGACATTGAAAGTCGATCTGGTCGAGATATTCGCATCTAACCTGCCTTTGAAGAATTGAGCCCAGCCTGAATTTTCTCCGGTCGTGTCTTCGATCTAGATATCAGCCCTGCCCTGGGAAGACAAACGGTAATTGGTCTTGTCCAAGTTGGTGGATAATCTTCCTGCCCCGGTAACAGAATCCGCTCTGGCAACGACCTGTC from Candidatus Zixiibacteriota bacterium carries:
- a CDS encoding glucosaminidase domain-containing protein; this translates as MRIVFYGVRVYKNIWRFKIVGWTVFKDLRVTPGSFSEKPKITPEEVDAYLSLTPLQGLGRDLIRVAEQNGVNPIYILAHIIHETGWGKSAIFSEKNNLFGFGACDKNPRVNAVMFSSAVECLEKVVKFIAREYLTPGGKFFANPNLIGMNRHYATDKSWCCKIMLRMNKIEDFLAERRG